The following proteins are encoded in a genomic region of Hoeflea phototrophica DFL-43:
- a CDS encoding EAL domain-containing protein, whose translation MAFQPIYDAVQGRVWGYEALVRGLDGEGAHSVLSRVKPEQKYVFDQACRTKAIELASQLFPDAEELKLSINFMPNAVYEPAACLRATFLAAKRFGFPQSAIMFEFTEDEEVSDPAHLQNIITEYRKHGFVTAIDDFGAGYAGLGLLADFQPDLIKIDMKIVRGIDTSLARQAVVSGIVGIARALDITVLAEGIETEEEFAVLKAAGIGLFQGYWFARPEFEMLPQVSFSNQTALRLTA comes from the coding sequence ATGGCCTTCCAGCCCATCTATGATGCCGTTCAGGGGCGAGTGTGGGGCTATGAGGCGCTGGTCCGCGGTCTTGATGGCGAAGGTGCCCATTCGGTGCTGTCCAGGGTCAAGCCCGAACAGAAATATGTGTTTGATCAGGCCTGCCGGACCAAGGCGATAGAATTGGCCTCTCAGCTTTTTCCCGACGCCGAAGAGTTGAAACTCTCGATCAACTTCATGCCCAACGCGGTCTATGAACCCGCCGCCTGCCTGCGGGCAACATTCCTGGCGGCCAAGCGTTTCGGTTTCCCGCAGTCCGCGATCATGTTCGAGTTTACTGAGGACGAGGAGGTGTCGGACCCGGCGCACCTCCAGAATATTATCACCGAATATCGCAAGCACGGGTTTGTCACAGCCATTGATGATTTTGGCGCTGGCTATGCGGGTCTTGGCCTGCTCGCCGATTTTCAGCCTGATCTGATCAAGATTGACATGAAGATCGTTCGGGGCATCGACACCAGCCTTGCGCGCCAGGCCGTTGTGTCGGGCATTGTCGGAATTGCCCGGGCGCTCGATATCACCGTTCTGGCAGAGGGCATCGAGACCGAGGAAGAGTTCGCGGTTCTCAAGGCCGCAGGCATTGGCCTGTTCCAGGGCTACTGGTTCGCCCGCCCGGAATTCGAGATGCTTCCACAGGTCAGTTTTTCAAACCAGACGG
- a CDS encoding RES family NAD+ phosphorylase, translated as MKITPVNDRALVRLIPETHHKPPVLRGLVDSDEEMAVLAELEGETSARLIAERQGSPALDRRELAFARRAQDLKLYGESHINAAFTYTRPSGNRFNSGNRGAWYCAWEMLTSAQEVGFHRTRELGFIDRYEDEARYVELLADFIGDFPDLHGEAHPALDPDPGHGYPAGQALAAQLRGEGHRGLIYPSVRHKGGRCFVAFDPGIIQNVRPGASWKLVWNSAPEFAIEGL; from the coding sequence GTGAAGATCACCCCGGTCAATGACCGCGCGCTGGTCCGCCTGATCCCCGAGACACATCACAAGCCGCCCGTCTTGCGCGGGCTTGTCGACAGCGACGAGGAGATGGCGGTCCTCGCCGAGCTTGAGGGCGAAACCAGCGCGCGGCTGATTGCGGAGCGCCAGGGCAGCCCGGCGCTCGACCGCCGCGAACTGGCCTTCGCCCGGCGCGCGCAGGACCTCAAGCTCTATGGCGAAAGCCACATCAATGCCGCCTTCACCTACACAAGGCCAAGCGGCAACCGCTTCAACAGCGGCAATCGCGGCGCCTGGTACTGTGCGTGGGAGATGCTGACCAGTGCGCAGGAGGTGGGCTTTCACCGGACTCGCGAACTGGGCTTCATCGACCGTTACGAGGATGAAGCGCGCTATGTCGAACTGCTCGCTGATTTCATCGGCGATTTTCCGGATCTGCATGGAGAGGCTCACCCTGCGCTCGATCCTGACCCCGGACATGGCTACCCGGCGGGACAGGCACTGGCGGCGCAGTTGCGCGGGGAAGGCCACCGCGGATTGATCTACCCCTCGGTGCGCCATAAGGGCGGGCGATGCTTCGTCGCCTTTGATCCGGGCATCATTCAGAACGTCCGTCCGGGCGCGAGTTGGAAACTGGTCTGGAACAGTGCGCCGGAATTTGCCATCGAGGGGCTGTAA
- a CDS encoding recombinase family protein yields the protein MYPFKGAGQSRSIDTTTVQGRLTFHLMGVLAEFEGSLIVERTQAGLQAARKRGPRLGRPKALTSAQVKHARKFIYAGERPTTVAQSFGVNRSTLYRNLKGDLNINWNILKIDKSSPSPNLSPTTVHTII from the coding sequence ATGTACCCATTCAAGGGAGCGGGTCAGAGCAGGTCAATCGACACGACGACAGTTCAAGGCCGCCTGACGTTTCATCTCATGGGCGTACTGGCTGAATTTGAGGGCTCGCTGATCGTAGAGCGAACGCAAGCGGGGCTACAGGCCGCACGAAAGCGTGGGCCGCGTCTAGGCCGTCCAAAGGCGCTCACAAGCGCTCAAGTCAAACATGCTCGCAAGTTCATCTATGCGGGCGAGCGTCCCACAACGGTCGCCCAATCGTTCGGGGTGAATAGATCAACCCTCTATCGCAATTTAAAAGGCGACCTCAACATTAATTGGAATATTCTAAAAATAGACAAATCCTCGCCTTCACCTAACCTCTCTCCTACAACGGTACACACCATCATTTGA
- a CDS encoding IS3 family transposase (programmed frameshift) — protein MSKRKQHAPEFKAKVALEALKGEETAAELASRFGVHPTMIHQWKRALLEGASGVFERGGRKKPEIDEEQVKELHAKIGELAVANFFFGKKAEAMGREVRRGMVEPDHPQLSIGQQCKLLSIARSSFYYTPKGETEQNLDLMRQIDEQFLETPFFGVRQMTWHLRNDGHLVNEKRIRRLMRLMGLMPIYQKPNTSRPAKGHKTYPYLLKGLRVDRPNQVWCSDITYLPMRRGFLYLVAIMDWHTRKVLAWRVSNTLEADFCVEALNEAIHKFGQPEIMNTDQGSQFTSFAWTDRLRRTGVRISMDGKGRFLDNIFIERLWRTLKYECVYLHAWETGSEAKAGIRKWMTFYNHQRPHSALGGRPPAVVYWLGKDETQPDQQVQRVA, from the exons ATGTCGAAACGCAAGCAACACGCGCCTGAGTTCAAAGCGAAGGTCGCGCTGGAAGCCCTGAAGGGCGAGGAAACCGCCGCTGAGTTGGCGAGCCGGTTCGGGGTGCATCCAACGATGATCCATCAATGGAAACGTGCGCTCCTTGAGGGCGCGTCCGGCGTGTTCGAACGCGGCGGTCGAAAGAAGCCCGAGATCGACGAGGAGCAGGTGAAGGAACTCCACGCCAAGATCGGGGAGCTGGCCGTGGCCAACT TCTTTTTTGGAAAGAAAGCTGAAGCCATGGGGCGGGAAGTGAGGCGCGGCATGGTCGAACCCGATCACCCCCAGCTGTCGATAGGCCAGCAGTGCAAGCTGCTGTCGATCGCGCGCTCGTCCTTCTACTACACGCCTAAGGGCGAGACCGAGCAGAACCTCGACCTGATGCGTCAAATCGACGAGCAGTTCCTTGAAACGCCGTTCTTCGGCGTCCGGCAGATGACCTGGCATCTGCGCAACGATGGCCATCTGGTGAACGAGAAACGGATACGCCGGTTGATGCGCCTGATGGGGTTGATGCCGATCTATCAGAAACCCAATACCAGCAGGCCGGCGAAAGGGCACAAGACCTATCCCTACCTGCTGAAAGGACTGCGCGTGGATCGACCGAACCAGGTCTGGTGCTCGGACATCACCTACCTGCCCATGCGGCGTGGCTTTCTCTACCTCGTCGCCATCATGGACTGGCACACCCGTAAGGTTCTGGCCTGGCGCGTCTCGAATACGCTGGAGGCCGACTTCTGTGTCGAGGCGCTGAATGAGGCCATCCACAAGTTCGGCCAGCCGGAGATCATGAATACAGACCAGGGCAGCCAGTTCACATCCTTCGCCTGGACGGACCGCTTGCGCCGGACCGGCGTGCGCATCTCGATGGATGGAAAGGGGCGGTTCCTCGACAATATTTTCATCGAGCGCCTGTGGCGGACGCTGAAATATGAATGTGTCTACCTGCATGCCTGGGAGACCGGATCAGAAGCGAAGGCGGGCATCCGCAAATGGATGACGTTCTACAACCATCAACGCCCACACTCAGCCCTTGGTGGAAGACCACCTGCCGTGGTCTATTGGCTGGGAAAAGACGAAACCCAACCCGATCAGCAAGTGCAAAGAGTAGCTTAA
- a CDS encoding antitoxin Xre-like helix-turn-helix domain-containing protein: MENLVLEQVAPDRQAVGLKAFARIADAWSLTLREAAALADMSESTWKRAKKPAFAGDLTQDQMLRLSALIGLYKSLELYFNEPIALQWPRLPNKGPEFDGARPVDAMIAGGLPKILRVRGYVDALRGGM; the protein is encoded by the coding sequence ATGGAAAATCTTGTCCTGGAGCAGGTGGCGCCGGACCGGCAGGCGGTGGGCCTCAAGGCTTTTGCGCGGATTGCCGATGCATGGTCGTTGACGCTGCGCGAAGCGGCAGCACTTGCCGACATGTCGGAATCCACCTGGAAGCGCGCGAAGAAGCCGGCATTTGCCGGTGATCTGACGCAGGATCAGATGCTGCGTCTCAGCGCGCTCATCGGGCTCTATAAATCGCTGGAGCTTTACTTCAACGAGCCCATTGCACTGCAATGGCCGAGGCTGCCCAATAAGGGCCCTGAATTTGATGGCGCGCGGCCGGTCGATGCAATGATTGCCGGCGGCCTGCCGAAGATCCTGCGCGTGCGGGGATATGTCGATGCGCTCCGGGGCGGCATGTGA